In a single window of the Papaver somniferum cultivar HN1 chromosome 8, ASM357369v1, whole genome shotgun sequence genome:
- the LOC113305625 gene encoding uncharacterized protein LOC113305625: protein MKGNIPIPKGKSKQTAVKLFEQCYTALTKEKKIAAAKSMSNLKLDSVVAWTMKIPLEKWVSHAFPGERWGENTSNIAESFNYVIKRDKPLPALELVDSVRAKVMEQNYKRLLESNKWTTVLTPRMQARFNKRINNCRSYKFRRSSEKVFEIISPKGKHTVNLDSRTCSCKWWQKHSFPCTHEMKAMLQIGNNEPYKYISPYYTSDYYRKLYSRPIYPIPDSEKPPGINGKGYVLPPNGGREQDGRPKGARYRGSRETMRKKRKCGQCGMLTFHNRGTCRRAPLAPRAPTFRKESHFRIIKFLKRMLF, encoded by the coding sequence ATGAAAGGAAATATTCCTATTCCAAAGGGCAAGAGCAAACAAACTGCAGTCAAGTTATTCGAACAGTGCTACACTGCattaacaaaggaaaaaaaaattgctgCTGCGAAGAGTATGAGTAATCTAAAGTTGGATTCAGTGGTTGCTTGGACGATGAAGATTCCATTAGAGAAATGGGTTTCTCATGCATTTCCAGGAGAGAGGTGGGGTGAGAACACATCTAATATTGCTGAGAGTTTTAATTATGTTATTAAGCGTGATAAGCCGCTTCCAGCACTTGAGCTAGTCGATTCTGTTCGTGCTAAGGTAATGGAGCAGAATTACAAGAGGTTATTGGAGTCTAACAAGTGGACTACAGTGCTTACTCCTCGTATGCAAGCGAGGTTTAACAAGAGGATAAACAACTGTCGTTCATACAAGTTTCGTAGATCAAGTGAGAAAGTATTTGAGATCATTTCTCCAAAAGGAAAGCATACCGTCAACTTGGATTCTAGAACTTGCAGCTGCAAATGGTGGCAAAAACATAGCTTCCCTTGTACTCATGAAATGAAGGCAATGTTGCAGATTGGAAATAATGAACCGTACAAGTACATCAGCCCTTACTATACTTCTGACTACTATAGAAAGTTGTACTCTCGACCTATATATCCTATTCCGGACTCTGAGAAGCCACCTGGAATTAATGGAAAGGGTTATGTTTTGCCTCCCAATGGTGGTCGAGAACAAGATGGAAGGCCTAAAGGTGCTAGGTATCGGGGTAGTCGTGAAACGATGCGCAAGAAGAGGAAGTGTGGCCAATGTGGGATGCTCACCTTTCACAACCGGGGAACATGTCGCAGAGCTCCTTTGGCTCCTCGTGCACCAACGTTTCGCAAGGAGTCTCATTTCAGGATTATTAAGTTCTTAAAGAGGATGTTGTTCTGA